A stretch of the Streptomyces sp. NBC_00078 genome encodes the following:
- a CDS encoding ABC transporter permease, with product MSTAVLKTEVRLFRREPGALFWILLFPTLLLVILGSIPSFRTHNADLGGLRTIDVYVPVAVLLGMIVGGLQSMPQTLTGYRERGILRRMATTPVRPSALLSAQMLVYGGAALASALLSLAVGRLGFGVRLPKQPFGYVLALLLAVLVALALGSVVSALSRTTKIAGAIGSAVFFPAMFCAGVWLPVQAMPDTLARIVGYTPFGAAAQALNQAAAGHWPGWTHLGVLAVWILLLTGAASRWFRWE from the coding sequence ATGAGCACCGCCGTCCTGAAGACCGAGGTCCGCCTCTTCCGCCGGGAACCGGGCGCCCTCTTCTGGATCCTGCTGTTCCCGACCCTGCTACTGGTGATCCTCGGTTCCATCCCGTCCTTCCGGACGCACAACGCCGACCTCGGCGGCCTGCGCACCATCGACGTCTACGTCCCGGTGGCCGTGCTGCTCGGCATGATCGTCGGCGGCCTGCAGTCGATGCCGCAGACCCTCACCGGCTACCGCGAGCGCGGCATCCTGCGCCGCATGGCCACCACACCGGTCCGCCCGAGCGCCCTGCTGTCCGCGCAGATGCTGGTGTACGGCGGGGCCGCCCTCGCATCGGCCCTGCTCTCCCTCGCGGTCGGACGGCTCGGCTTCGGCGTACGACTGCCGAAGCAGCCCTTCGGATACGTCCTCGCCCTGCTCCTGGCCGTTCTGGTCGCGCTCGCTCTCGGATCGGTGGTGTCGGCGCTGTCCCGTACGACGAAGATCGCCGGTGCGATCGGTTCCGCGGTGTTCTTCCCGGCGATGTTCTGCGCGGGCGTGTGGCTGCCGGTGCAGGCCATGCCCGACACCCTCGCCCGGATCGTCGGCTACACCCCCTTCGGGGCGGCGGCGCAGGCGCTCAACCAGGCGGCGGCGGGGCACTGGCCGGGCTGGACCCACCTGGGCGTGCTGGCGGTGTGGATCCTGTTGCTGACGGGTGCCGCGTCCCGCTGGTTCCGCTGGGAGTAG
- a CDS encoding sensor histidine kinase: MTALDTQIERRWEQFHTWGPYGLLGVSVVLAIAAADPHAGPGKWYAALGLVGAALALQLWWHGTRPRPVRSRTPSRAGTAYYAVRWALAFALTWLSPFFAFYAAAGYMDADETIRGTGWQRLGMFASAVTVAASQAGGLPFGSPVQWLVFAGLLAANSGLQLVVAHLTQQEAMRARERTETITELERTNAALQQALDENAALHAQLLVQAREAGVADERRRLAAEIHDTIAQGLTGIIAQLQVVANAPDLDIARTHLGRASDLARHSLGEARRSVHNLAPVALENDGLPEALKKTVAEWGERTGVRAEFTVTGTTEQLHEEVAATLLRIVQEALSNAARHARAARLGVTLSFLGDEVILDIRDDGTGFDPLALPARTHAGGFGLDGMRARAERIAGSLTVESEPGHGTALSARVPLVRHDS, translated from the coding sequence ATGACCGCGCTGGACACACAGATCGAGCGGCGCTGGGAGCAGTTCCACACCTGGGGGCCCTACGGGCTGCTCGGCGTCAGCGTCGTCCTCGCCATCGCCGCCGCCGACCCGCACGCCGGCCCGGGCAAGTGGTACGCCGCCCTGGGCCTGGTCGGCGCCGCGCTCGCGCTCCAGCTGTGGTGGCACGGCACCCGTCCCCGGCCCGTCCGCAGCCGTACGCCCTCCCGGGCCGGGACGGCGTACTACGCCGTCCGCTGGGCCCTCGCATTCGCCCTCACCTGGCTCAGCCCGTTCTTCGCGTTCTACGCCGCCGCCGGCTACATGGACGCCGACGAGACGATCCGGGGCACCGGATGGCAGCGGCTCGGAATGTTCGCGAGCGCGGTCACCGTGGCCGCCTCCCAGGCCGGCGGGCTGCCGTTCGGCAGCCCGGTCCAGTGGCTCGTCTTCGCCGGGCTCCTGGCCGCCAACTCCGGCCTGCAGCTGGTCGTCGCGCACCTCACCCAGCAGGAGGCGATGCGGGCCCGCGAGCGCACCGAGACCATCACCGAACTCGAACGCACCAACGCGGCGCTGCAGCAGGCCCTGGACGAGAACGCCGCCCTGCACGCCCAACTCCTCGTCCAGGCGCGGGAAGCCGGTGTCGCCGACGAGCGCCGGCGCCTGGCCGCCGAGATCCACGACACCATCGCCCAGGGCCTGACCGGCATCATCGCCCAGCTCCAGGTCGTCGCGAACGCCCCCGACCTCGACATCGCCCGCACCCACCTGGGGCGCGCCTCCGACCTGGCCCGCCACAGCCTCGGCGAGGCCCGCCGCTCCGTGCACAACCTGGCCCCGGTGGCGCTGGAGAACGACGGACTGCCCGAAGCGCTGAAGAAGACGGTCGCCGAATGGGGCGAACGGACCGGTGTACGCGCCGAGTTCACGGTCACCGGCACCACGGAACAGCTCCACGAGGAGGTCGCCGCCACCCTCCTGCGCATCGTCCAGGAGGCCCTGTCGAACGCGGCCCGGCACGCCCGGGCCGCCCGCCTGGGCGTCACCCTCTCCTTCCTGGGCGACGAGGTGATCCTCGACATCCGCGACGACGGCACCGGCTTCGACCCCCTCGCGCTGCCCGCCCGCACCCACGCGGGCGGCTTCGGCCTCGACGGCATGCGGGCCCGCGCCGAACGCATCGCGGGCTCACTGACCGTGGAGTCCGAGCCCGGGCACGGCACGGCCCTGTCGGCTCGCGTACCGTTGGTCCGCCATGACAGCTGA
- the glgX gene encoding glycogen debranching protein GlgX encodes MSSAAEQEAVAEERADEGERPAAVVNGAPRKVPGVPVRPGAPTPLGARFRVGPDGVAGTNFALWAGGAESVELCLFDQDGKETRGRLTELTHEIWHGFVPGVMPGQRYGYRVHGRWDPWTGGRWNPAKLLLDPYARAVDGDFSLPPEVYGHVRDWPQQQVADTVRDDRDSAPYVPKGVVVHDDDDWADDRRPKTPWADSVIYELHVRGFTRLHPGIPEELRGTYAGLAHPAAIEHLVKLGVTAVELLPVHQFAHEDHLLRRGLKNYWGYNSIGYFAPHAPYAASGTTGQQVGEFKRMVRALHAAGIEVILDVVYNHTAEAGELGPTLSLKGIDNRGYYRLQSDARRYADYTGCGNTLHVVQPHVLRLITDSLRYWVTEMGVDGFRFDLAAALARSMHDVDMLSPFLAVIAQDPVLRRVKLIAEPWDVGSGGYQVGSFPPLWTEWNDRYRNAVRDFWRGALPDVRDLGYRLSGSSDLYAWGGRRPYASVNFITAHDGFTLRDLVSYERKHNEANGEGNRDGTNDNRSWNCGAEGETADERVRGLRRRQLRNLVTTLLLSTGVPMLVAGDELGRTQRGSNNAYCQDNEISWLDWGLLQEPGWKALFDLTARLIELRHRHPVLRRRAFFSGRAHSADGLRDLAWFTARGAEMTERDWYAPAATLGMYLSGRDIPGRDEHGDPILDDSFLAVLHAGDRPAGFVLPGPPWAERYEVVVDTSRETQAEEPGVEHRAGAVITVPARAVLLLRVAE; translated from the coding sequence GTGTCCAGCGCAGCCGAGCAGGAGGCGGTCGCCGAGGAGCGCGCCGACGAGGGCGAACGCCCGGCCGCCGTGGTCAACGGCGCGCCCCGCAAGGTGCCGGGCGTGCCCGTGCGGCCGGGTGCGCCGACGCCGCTCGGAGCCAGGTTCCGGGTCGGCCCGGACGGCGTGGCGGGCACCAACTTCGCGTTGTGGGCGGGCGGGGCGGAGTCGGTGGAGCTGTGCCTGTTCGACCAGGACGGCAAGGAGACGCGGGGGCGGCTCACCGAGCTGACGCACGAGATCTGGCACGGCTTCGTGCCGGGTGTGATGCCGGGGCAGCGCTACGGCTACCGGGTGCACGGCCGCTGGGATCCGTGGACCGGCGGCCGCTGGAACCCGGCGAAGCTGCTCCTCGACCCGTACGCGCGCGCGGTGGACGGCGACTTCAGCCTGCCGCCCGAGGTGTACGGGCATGTGCGGGACTGGCCGCAGCAGCAGGTCGCGGACACCGTGCGCGACGACCGGGACTCGGCGCCGTACGTCCCCAAGGGCGTCGTGGTCCACGATGACGACGACTGGGCGGACGACCGCCGGCCGAAGACACCGTGGGCGGACTCGGTCATCTACGAGCTGCATGTGCGCGGCTTCACCCGGCTGCACCCGGGGATCCCGGAGGAGCTCCGGGGCACCTACGCGGGACTGGCGCACCCGGCGGCGATCGAGCACCTCGTCAAGCTGGGCGTCACGGCCGTGGAGCTGCTGCCGGTCCACCAGTTCGCGCACGAGGACCACCTGCTGCGCCGGGGCCTGAAGAACTACTGGGGCTACAACTCCATCGGCTACTTCGCCCCGCACGCCCCGTACGCCGCGTCCGGTACGACGGGCCAGCAGGTCGGCGAGTTCAAGCGCATGGTGCGCGCGCTGCACGCGGCCGGCATCGAGGTCATCCTCGACGTGGTCTACAACCACACGGCGGAGGCGGGCGAGCTGGGCCCGACGCTGTCGTTGAAGGGCATCGACAACCGGGGCTACTACCGGCTGCAGTCGGACGCGCGTCGATACGCCGACTACACGGGCTGCGGCAACACCCTGCACGTGGTCCAGCCGCACGTGCTGCGCCTCATCACCGACTCGCTGCGCTACTGGGTGACGGAGATGGGCGTGGACGGCTTCCGCTTCGACCTGGCCGCCGCCCTCGCCCGCTCCATGCACGACGTGGACATGCTGTCGCCGTTTCTCGCGGTCATCGCGCAGGACCCGGTGCTGCGCCGGGTGAAGCTGATCGCCGAGCCCTGGGACGTGGGCTCCGGCGGCTATCAGGTGGGGTCCTTCCCACCCCTGTGGACGGAGTGGAACGACCGCTACCGCAATGCCGTACGGGACTTCTGGCGGGGAGCGCTGCCGGACGTACGGGATCTCGGGTACCGGCTGTCGGGGTCGAGCGACCTGTACGCGTGGGGAGGCCGCAGGCCCTACGCGTCCGTCAACTTCATCACCGCGCACGACGGTTTCACCCTGCGCGACCTGGTGTCGTACGAACGCAAGCACAACGAGGCCAACGGCGAGGGCAACCGCGACGGCACGAACGACAACCGGTCGTGGAACTGCGGCGCCGAGGGCGAGACGGCCGACGAGCGCGTACGGGGTCTGCGGCGGCGGCAGCTCAGGAACCTGGTGACCACGCTCCTGCTGTCGACGGGCGTACCGATGCTGGTCGCGGGCGACGAACTGGGGCGCACCCAGCGCGGCAGCAACAACGCGTACTGCCAGGACAACGAGATCAGCTGGCTGGACTGGGGGCTGCTTCAGGAGCCCGGCTGGAAGGCCCTGTTCGACCTCACGGCCCGGCTCATCGAGCTGCGGCACCGCCACCCCGTGCTGCGTCGCCGGGCCTTCTTCTCGGGGCGTGCGCACTCCGCCGACGGTCTGCGCGACCTGGCCTGGTTCACCGCGCGCGGCGCGGAGATGACGGAACGGGACTGGTACGCGCCCGCCGCCACGCTCGGCATGTATCTGTCCGGGCGGGACATACCGGGCCGCGACGAGCACGGCGACCCGATCCTCGACGACAGCTTTCTCGCCGTCCTGCACGCCGGGGACCGTCCGGCCGGCTTCGTGCTGCCGGGGCCGCCCTGGGCGGAGCGCTACGAGGTGGTCGTCGACACGTCGAGGGAGACGCAGGCGGAGGAGCCGGGGGTGGAGCACCGGGCGGGGGCGGTGATCACGGTTCCGGCCCGTGCGGTGCTGCTGCTGCGCGTCGCGGAGTGA
- a CDS encoding response regulator transcription factor codes for MTADVTGDALISLLIVDDHPVVRDGLRGMFESAPGFTVLGEASGGIEALERAAALDPDVILMDLRMPGGGGVDAIAELTRRGARAKVLVLTTYDTDTDTLPAIEAGATGYLLKDAPRDELFMAVRAAAEGRTVLSPAVASRLVSAVRTPRTPANEPLSAREREVLALVAKGTSNREIARELFISEATVKTHLTHLYGKLGVKDRAAAVATAYERGILG; via the coding sequence ATGACAGCTGATGTGACCGGAGACGCCCTGATCTCCCTGCTGATCGTCGACGACCATCCCGTCGTACGCGACGGCCTGCGCGGCATGTTCGAGTCGGCCCCCGGATTCACGGTCCTCGGCGAGGCCTCGGGCGGCATCGAGGCGCTCGAACGGGCCGCCGCCCTCGACCCCGACGTGATCCTCATGGACCTGCGCATGCCGGGCGGCGGCGGAGTCGACGCGATCGCCGAGCTGACCCGCCGCGGCGCCCGCGCCAAGGTCCTCGTCCTCACCACGTACGACACCGACACGGACACGCTGCCCGCGATCGAGGCGGGCGCGACGGGCTACCTCCTCAAGGACGCGCCACGCGACGAGCTGTTCATGGCCGTCCGCGCCGCCGCCGAGGGCCGCACCGTCCTCTCCCCGGCCGTCGCCTCCCGCCTGGTCTCCGCGGTCCGCACCCCCCGGACGCCCGCCAACGAACCCCTCTCCGCACGCGAACGCGAGGTGCTGGCCCTGGTCGCCAAGGGCACCTCCAACCGTGAGATCGCCCGCGAGCTGTTCATCAGCGAGGCGACGGTGAAGACCCATCTCACCCATCTGTACGGCAAGTTGGGCGTCAAAGACCGCGCGGCGGCGGTCGCGACGGCGTACGAGCGAGGGATCCTCGGCTAG
- a CDS encoding ABC transporter ATP-binding protein, with protein sequence MPVIEVTDLRKSYGGRPVVDGVSFAVEEGEIFGILGPNGAGKTTTVECVEGLRVPDAGRVRVTGLDPVADHARVAGVLGAQLQQSELQPKLTVREALELYASFYPAPLDWAPLAERLGLTSKLTTRFGKLSGGQKQRLFIALALIGNPRIVVLDELTTGLDPRARRDTWQLIEDVRAGGVTVLLVTHFMEEAQRLCDRIAVIDKGRVAALDTPAGLIQRSAGATVISFTPSAPLDDRDLNALPALASIGHKDGRITLAGTDETVNAVITLLARHRITAHQLRVVDATLDDAFLDLTKEAAV encoded by the coding sequence ATGCCTGTCATCGAAGTCACCGACCTGCGCAAGTCCTACGGCGGCCGACCCGTCGTCGACGGTGTCTCCTTCGCCGTCGAGGAGGGCGAGATCTTCGGGATCCTCGGCCCGAACGGCGCCGGCAAGACCACCACCGTCGAGTGTGTCGAGGGACTGCGCGTCCCCGACGCGGGCCGTGTCCGCGTCACCGGCCTCGACCCCGTCGCCGACCACGCACGCGTGGCCGGCGTCCTGGGCGCGCAGCTCCAGCAGAGCGAGCTGCAGCCCAAGCTGACCGTCCGCGAGGCACTGGAGCTGTACGCCTCCTTCTACCCGGCGCCGCTCGACTGGGCGCCGCTCGCCGAGCGCCTCGGACTGACCTCCAAGCTGACCACCCGGTTCGGCAAGCTGTCCGGCGGCCAGAAACAGCGCCTGTTCATCGCGCTCGCACTGATCGGCAACCCGCGGATCGTCGTACTGGACGAGCTGACCACCGGCCTGGACCCGCGGGCCCGCCGGGACACCTGGCAGCTCATCGAGGACGTGCGGGCAGGCGGTGTGACGGTCCTGCTGGTCACCCACTTCATGGAGGAGGCCCAGCGGTTGTGCGACCGGATCGCGGTGATCGACAAGGGCCGGGTGGCCGCCCTGGACACCCCGGCGGGTCTCATCCAGCGCTCCGCGGGCGCCACCGTCATCAGCTTCACCCCGTCCGCGCCACTGGACGACCGTGACCTGAACGCGCTCCCGGCGCTCGCGTCCATCGGGCACAAGGACGGCCGTATCACGCTCGCCGGCACGGACGAGACCGTCAACGCCGTCATCACCCTCCTCGCCCGCCACCGCATCACGGCCCATCAGCTCCGCGTCGTGGACGCCACGCTCGACGACGCCTTCCTCGACCTGACGAAGGAGGCAGCGGTATGA